AAGTACCCCGCCGGGAAATAGACTCGCGCGTGAAAACCGCCTCCAGAGATTTGGGCATAGAGGATTTCCTGAACCGCCGCCCCTCGGCGCTCTCCGGCGGCCAGCGCCAGCGCGTGGCCCTGGGCCGCGCCATTGTCCGCAACCCGGCCGTCTTCCTCTTTGACGAGCCCTTGAGCAACCTGGACGCCAAGATGCGCGTGGAAATGCGTTCCATGCTCATGCACCTCCACAAGCGCCTCAATACCACCATGATTTACGTGACCCACGACCAGGTTGAAGCCATGACGCTCGGCGACCGCATCGTCGTCATGAAAGACG
The DNA window shown above is from Kiritimatiellia bacterium and carries:
- a CDS encoding ATP-binding cassette domain-containing protein, with the translated sequence MAKVKLENVWKIYAGNVTAVKDFNLEIPDKEFIIFVGPSGCGKSTTLRMIAGLEDISRGAIRIGERVINDIPPKDRDIAMVFQNYALYPHMSVYNNMAFGLRLRKVPRREIDSRVKTASRDLGIEDFLNRRPSALSGGQRQRVALGRAIVRNPAVFLFDEPLSNLDAKMRVEMRSMLMHLHKRLNTTMIYVTHDQVEAMTLGDRIVVMKD